In one window of Bombus fervidus isolate BK054 chromosome 4, iyBomFerv1, whole genome shotgun sequence DNA:
- the Def8 gene encoding differentially expressed in FDCP 8 homolog isoform X1 encodes MVDIKNNINKSYDSNHESRTRINSSDTVPSTPSSSSDYMTGEADDSSDSKAAIPFSLKSVETVLSLSKATSEEYLKDMIEKCKQMVLESAECSAERKWLVRRLIELRLRVQELRETSEENLLETEVILGHHLVPQKYYITTSGPVYCDHCSGAIWTMLQSWYMCSDCKFCCHWKCLNNICRVCVHVIASEAGGYTYTKDICPEQGLSSQKYRCAECKVRITFTFSKGLSLSCFGSPFKNTESAWIEPRLCDYSGLYYCQRCHWNTAMVIPARVIRNWDMEPRFVSRAAAQLLTLLEERSVLLLEELNPKLFTLVPDLSVVKRMREEMQMMKRYLVLCPEANKQGLPWKIGIRTHMIENSGNYSIKDLVDLNNGILLEEIRTVYDTMHTHITEQCELCKARGHLCELCGNDEIIYPWNASSITCRQCSAVHHRACWSKQNHYCSRCARLQKRRALQDKQTLDTDDITENGLNANESLSDTTR; translated from the exons ATggtagatataaaaaataatataaataaatcatacgATTCTAATCATGAATCAAGAACCAGAATTAACAGTTCTGATACTGTGCCATCAACACCTTCTTCGTCATCTGATTATATGACAGGAGAAGCAGATGATAGTTCAGACAGTAAAGCTGCTATACCTTTTAGTTTAAAATCAGTGGAAACTGTACTTTCATTATCTAag GCTACTTCTGAAGAATATCTTAAAGATATGATAGAAAAATGTAAGCAAATGGTCTTAGAAAGTGCAGAATGTTCTGCTGAACGAAAATGGCTTGTTAGACGATTAATTGAATTACGCTTAAGAGTACAAGAATTAAGAGAGACGTCAGAAGAAAATTTACTTGAAACAGAAGTCATTTTAGGACATCATTTAGTAccacaaaaatattatataactactTCTGGGCCTGTATATTGTGATCATTGTAGTGGAGCTATTTGGACCATGCTCCAATCATGGTATATGTGTAGCG ATTGCAAATTTTGTTGCCATTGGAAATGtctaaataatatatgtagaGTATGTGTTCATGTAATTGCTAGTGAAGCAGGTGGTTATACTTACACAAAAGATATTTGTCCTGAACAGGGTTTATCAAGTCAGAAATACAGATGCGCTGAATGCAAAGTTCGAATAACATTTA cTTTCTCAAAAGGACTATCTTTATCTTGTTTTGGCAGtccatttaaaaatacag aaTCAGCATGGATTGAACCCCGTCTTTGTGACTATAGTGGATTGTATTATTGCCAAAGATGTCATTGGAACACTGCAATGGTAATTCCTGCTAGAGTGATTAGAAATTGGGACATGGAACCAAGATTTGTTTCCCGTGCCGCTGCACAGCTTTTAACACTTTTAGAAGAACGTTCTGTTTTGTTACTTGAAGAATTAAATccaaaattatttactttagTTCCAGATCTCTCTGTAGTGAAG aggATGCGGGAGGAAATGCAGATGATGAAACGTTACTTAGTTTTGTGTCCAGAAGCTAATAAACAAGGATTACCATGGAAAATTGGAATACGCACTCATATGATAGAAAACTCGGgaaattattcgattaaaGATCTCGTTGATCTTAATAATGGAATACTCTTAGAAGAAATTCGTACCGTGTATGATACTATGCACACTCACATCACAGAACAGTGCGAATTATGCAAAGCAAG AGGTCATTTATGCGAATTGTGTGGTAATGATGAAATTATATACCCATGGAATGCAAGTTCTATCACTTGCCGTCAGTGCTCGGCTGTTCATCATCGTGCATGTTGGTCGAAACAAAATCACTATTGTTCACGATGCGCAAGGCTTCAAAAGCGACGTGCTTTGCAAGATAAACAAACTCTGGACACAGATGATATTACAGAAAATGGATTGAACGCGAATGAATCGCTAAGTGATACAACACGCTAA
- the Def8 gene encoding differentially expressed in FDCP 8 homolog isoform X2, which yields MVDIKNNINKSYDSNHESRTRINSSDTVPSTPSSSSDYMTGEADDSSDSKAAIPFSLKSVETVLSLSKATSEEYLKDMIEKCKQMVLESAECSAERKWLVRRLIELRLRVQELRETSEENLLETEVILGHHLVPQKYYITTSGPVYCDHCSGAIWTMLQSWYMCSDCKFCCHWKCLNNICRVCVHVIASEAGGYTYTKDICPEQGLSSQKYRCAECKVRITFKSAWIEPRLCDYSGLYYCQRCHWNTAMVIPARVIRNWDMEPRFVSRAAAQLLTLLEERSVLLLEELNPKLFTLVPDLSVVKRMREEMQMMKRYLVLCPEANKQGLPWKIGIRTHMIENSGNYSIKDLVDLNNGILLEEIRTVYDTMHTHITEQCELCKARGHLCELCGNDEIIYPWNASSITCRQCSAVHHRACWSKQNHYCSRCARLQKRRALQDKQTLDTDDITENGLNANESLSDTTR from the exons ATggtagatataaaaaataatataaataaatcatacgATTCTAATCATGAATCAAGAACCAGAATTAACAGTTCTGATACTGTGCCATCAACACCTTCTTCGTCATCTGATTATATGACAGGAGAAGCAGATGATAGTTCAGACAGTAAAGCTGCTATACCTTTTAGTTTAAAATCAGTGGAAACTGTACTTTCATTATCTAag GCTACTTCTGAAGAATATCTTAAAGATATGATAGAAAAATGTAAGCAAATGGTCTTAGAAAGTGCAGAATGTTCTGCTGAACGAAAATGGCTTGTTAGACGATTAATTGAATTACGCTTAAGAGTACAAGAATTAAGAGAGACGTCAGAAGAAAATTTACTTGAAACAGAAGTCATTTTAGGACATCATTTAGTAccacaaaaatattatataactactTCTGGGCCTGTATATTGTGATCATTGTAGTGGAGCTATTTGGACCATGCTCCAATCATGGTATATGTGTAGCG ATTGCAAATTTTGTTGCCATTGGAAATGtctaaataatatatgtagaGTATGTGTTCATGTAATTGCTAGTGAAGCAGGTGGTTATACTTACACAAAAGATATTTGTCCTGAACAGGGTTTATCAAGTCAGAAATACAGATGCGCTGAATGCAAAGTTCGAATAACATTTA aaTCAGCATGGATTGAACCCCGTCTTTGTGACTATAGTGGATTGTATTATTGCCAAAGATGTCATTGGAACACTGCAATGGTAATTCCTGCTAGAGTGATTAGAAATTGGGACATGGAACCAAGATTTGTTTCCCGTGCCGCTGCACAGCTTTTAACACTTTTAGAAGAACGTTCTGTTTTGTTACTTGAAGAATTAAATccaaaattatttactttagTTCCAGATCTCTCTGTAGTGAAG aggATGCGGGAGGAAATGCAGATGATGAAACGTTACTTAGTTTTGTGTCCAGAAGCTAATAAACAAGGATTACCATGGAAAATTGGAATACGCACTCATATGATAGAAAACTCGGgaaattattcgattaaaGATCTCGTTGATCTTAATAATGGAATACTCTTAGAAGAAATTCGTACCGTGTATGATACTATGCACACTCACATCACAGAACAGTGCGAATTATGCAAAGCAAG AGGTCATTTATGCGAATTGTGTGGTAATGATGAAATTATATACCCATGGAATGCAAGTTCTATCACTTGCCGTCAGTGCTCGGCTGTTCATCATCGTGCATGTTGGTCGAAACAAAATCACTATTGTTCACGATGCGCAAGGCTTCAAAAGCGACGTGCTTTGCAAGATAAACAAACTCTGGACACAGATGATATTACAGAAAATGGATTGAACGCGAATGAATCGCTAAGTGATACAACACGCTAA
- the LOC139986484 gene encoding phospholipase A2-like, giving the protein MSRNIMISTIYTFLLCTTVTLALESDSNSITLKETYITSMEKSIQILINSEQAIHKKIVSIKNYLKGLASDMLPKNENTRKKSTIGDVFNSFKSKIKAIYPGTYWCGDGNVSPNGEDLGLFDNTDACCKTHDLCLENISAGEKREGLLNNGIFTRSSCECDRAFYRCLKEADNIFATNIGRTYFNVLRPQCFQTDYPIVDCKKYARHRLMNNKCDEYNYNFSLPQIMQWFDNPDF; this is encoded by the exons ATGAGTAGAAATATCATGATTTCTACaatctatacatttttattatgtacCACAGTCACTTTGGCCCTTGAATCTGATTCTAATTCAATAACattaaaagaaacatataTTACTTCAATGGAAAAGTCAATTCAAATACTAATAAACTCTGAACAAGCAATCCATAAGAAAATTGtgagtattaaaaattatttaaagggGCTGGCATCTGATATGCTTCCCAAGAATGAAAATACACGGAAAAAATCAACAATTGGTGATGTTTTTAACTCATTTAAATCCAAAATTAAGGCAATATATCCAg GAACATACTGGTGTGGTGATGGTAATGTATCTCCGAATGGAGAAGATCTTGGACTTTTTGATAATACAGATGCTTGTTGTAAAACTCATGATCTTTGTTTGGAGAATATTTCAGCAGGAGAAAAACGAGAAGGACTTTTAAATAATGGTATATTCACAAG GTCATCATGTGAATGTGATAGAGCATTTTATCGATGTCTTAAAGAAGCTGATAACATTTTTGCTACTAATATTGGAAGAAcctattttaatgttttaagaCCCCAATGCTTTCAGACAGATTATCCTATTGTAGACTGTAAAAAATACGCAAg ACATCGATTGATGAATAACAAATGTgatgaatataattacaatttctcACTGCCACAAATAATGCAATGGTTTGATAATCcagatttttaa